DNA from Verrucomicrobiia bacterium:
TCACGGCCTATGCAGAGCGTCTGCTGGAGGATCTGGAGGGGTTGCAATGGAGCGCGTCGCTGAAGGAGATGCAGCGAAACTGGATCGGCCGCAGCGAGGGGGCGCGGGTGGAGTTCCCGGTGGAGGGCCTTGAGGAGCGGATTCCGGTCTTTACGACCCGTCCGGACACGCTGTTTGGAGCCACCTACCTGGTGTTGTCTCCGGAGCACCCCCTGGTGCCACGATTGACGACGGCGGCGCAGGACGAGGTGGTGCGCGGGTATCGGGCGTTTGCCGCGGGCCGGTCGGACCTCGAGCGGACGGAATTGTCGAAGGAGAAGACCGGAGTGTTCTGTGGGGCGCATGCGCTGAACCCGGTCAACGGCGAGCGGCTTCCGGTATGGATCGCGGACTACGTGCTCGCCAGCTATGGCACCGGGGCGATCATGGCGGTCCCGGGGCACGACACGCGCGATCTGGAATTCGCCGGGAAGTTTGGACTGCCCGTGCGCCAGGTGGTCGAGCCGCCGGCGGGCACGGATTGGCGCGGATTCACGGGTGACGGTGTTGCGGTGAATTCTTCCACGGAATCGTTCTCCCTGGATGGACTGCCCTCTCCGGAGGCCCGGCGTCGGATCACCGAGTGGCTGCAGGCCCGGGGCTTCGGGTCACGAACCGTGAACTACAAGCTCCGGGACTGGCTGTTCAGCCGGCAGCGCTACTGGGGTGAGCCCTTTCCCATTGTGTGGCGCCCCGACAGCGACGGCGTATTGCATCATGAGTCCGTGCCGGAGGATGCCCTGCCGCTGGTGCCGCCCCCGCTGGATGACTACAAGCCAACGCCGGATGGACGCCCGCCGCTCGCGCGGGCGACGTCCTGGGTGGAACTTCCGGATGGCGCGATCCGCGAGACCAACACCATGCCGCAATGGGCGGGAAGTTGCTGGTATTACCTCCGGTATCTCGACGCGCGGAATGCCGGCCGGTTCGTGTCCGCCGAGTCCGAGTCTTACTGGATGCTTCCGGCGCCGGGACCGTCGGCGCTGCCGCCGGGGTCCCCCGGCGTGGACCTGTATGTCGGCGGCACGGAGCATGCCGTGTTGCACCTGCTGTATGCCCGCTTCTGGCACAAGGTGCTGTTCGACCTCGGTCAGGTCTCGACCCCGGAACCGTTCTTTCGGTTGGTCAACCAGGGGCTGATCCTGGGCGAGGACGGACAGAAGATGTCGAAGTCCCGCGGCAACGTGGTGAATCCGGACGAGGTGCTCGCAGAATATGGCGCCGACGCCTTCCGCCTGTACGAGATGTTCCTCGGACCGCTTCAGGAGGTGAAACCCTGGAGCACGCAGGGCGTTTCGGGGGTTTACAAGTTTCTGGGGCGCGTGTGGCGTCTGTTTGTGGATGAGGCCGGCGAGGCCGCGTTTGAGCAGCGGTGCGCCGTCGAGCCTGACCGGGCCGAGGAATGGCTGCAGGAGCTTCGTCTTGCGGCGAATGTCCAGGAGGTGCCGCCGGATGCCTTCCATCTGCGGCCGCTGCATGCCTGCATCCGCAAGGTGACCGAGGACTTTGAGGGCCTGCGTTTCAACACGGCCATCTCGGCGTTGATGATCTTTGTCAATGAAGCCATTGCCTGGGAGGTGCGGCCGGTCGCGGTCCTTCGCACCTTCCTTCAGTTGCTTGCCCCGCTGGCGCCGCATCTTGCGGAGGAACTTTGGGACCTCCTTGGCCGGAGCAGCGGCCTGCCCACACCGTCCCTCTCGTATGCCGCCTGGCCCGCCTTCGATCCGGCGCTGCTGGTGGAGGACACGCTGGAGATCCCCGTTCAGGTCAATGGCAAGCTCCGCGATCTCCTCCGGGTCTCCGCGACGGCGTCTGATGCCGGGCTTGAGGCCGCCGCCCTGCGTTCGGAGAAGGTGCAACCGTTCCTGGAGGGACGGATGATCCGGCGCGTGATCGTGGTCCCCGGAAAGCTGGTGAACATTGTGGTGGTCTGAAGTCCCATTGTTCCCGGGAGTCGCAGGTGAAGTGCGCTATTCCTATCCCGGGGGGCGTCATGCTATCTTGTCATCGTGTTGACGGTGCTGACTCCCGGGGAGCGACGGGCGCTGACGCTGGTGCTGTTCCTGGTGCTGACCGGGCTGGCCACGCAGTTCTGGCTCCGGTCGCGACCTCCGCGGGAGCTGCCGCCGCTGCCGTTGCCGGTTCCATCGTCGCGCTGAACATGGGCAAACAGGATCTCGATGCGGCCCTGGCGCCGCTGTTGGAGCGGGACTCGCGGTATGATCGCGGGGCGTACCACTTCGTGCGCGAGGCGCTGGATCACACCCAGGCGTTGCTGCTGCGGCGTGGAGAGCCGGCGCCACGCCACGTGACCGGCCGCGAGTTGCTGGAGGGCATCCGCTCCTACGCCCTTGAGCAGTTTGGTCCCATGAGCTGCACGGTGTTTGAGGCATGGGGTGTGAGGACGTGCGATGATTTCGGGGAGATCGTCTTCAACCTGATTTCCCACCGGATCCTGTCGAAGTCGGAAACGGATCTGCGGGAGGACTTCAAGGACGGCTACGATTTCGAGGAGGCGTTCCGGCGTCCGTATGTGCCGGGGGTGGCGCCGGCCTCCCGCAACCGCTGAGCCTCCCTCCCAACCTCATGGCCTCCCCCCCGCTGATTGTCCTCGGTGTGACCGGCTCCATCGCTGCGCACCGGGCGGTGGATCTGGCCAGCCTGCTCACCCGGGCCGGGGCCGCGGTGCACGTGGTCATGACTGCCGACGCGCAGCGGTTCGTCACGCCATTGGCGCTCAAGACCCTGTCGCGGCACCCGGTTGTGACCGACCTGTATGACGAGGAGGAGGGATGGAAGCCGGCGCACATCCGGCTGGCGGACGAGGCGTCCCTGCTCCTGATCGCGCCGGCGACGGCCCAGGTGATTGCCCGGCTGGCGCTGGGCCTGGCCGATGACGCCCTCACCTGCGTGGCCCTGGCCTTGAACGAACGGGCGCGCCTGCTGGTGGCTCCCGCGATGAACGGTCGCATGTGGCAGCACCCCGCAACGCAGTCCCATGTGGCGTTGCTGCGGCAGCGTGGTGCGGAATTCCTGGGGCCGGAGGAAGGACTGCTCTCCTGCGGGTACGAGGGGTTGGGTCGCCTCTGGCCGGTGGCCGACATCGCGGCGCGGGCCCGGGAACTCACCGGGATCGCCTGAACCTTCGGGAGTCCCGGATACCCCGCCATGCCGCCGCCCGAGTTCTGGAATCGGTGGCGGTCGTGGGCGGACACTCTGCGGGCGTTGAGTTCGACGCCCCCACCTCCGCCGGAGGTGTTCTTGCGTCGGATCCGCTTTGTGGAGCGTGGCGTGGGCCTGCCGGTCAAGGCGGTGGTGCTGGTGTTCCTGCTCATCGCGCTCTTCTTCACGGACTGGTTTTCGGCTCTGACGCCGATGAACGAGGACGTGCCGGTCTACATCCGCACATTCTTCCTGCTGTACTTCGCCCTCAATGTCGGGGCCGGTCTGATCCTCTGGGGCATGGACGAGGTTTCACCCCGGCTCGTGGTCCGGGTGACCTACATCATGGCCGTGCTGGATGCGGCCATGCTGTCGCTGCTGGTGGTGGTGATGGGGGGCTTCGACAGCGCGCTGTATTGGGTTTTCCTCGGTCTGGTGGTTCGCAATGCCGCCATCATCCCGCACGCTGACGTCCAGGTGGCGGTCAATCTCATCGTCAGCGCGCTCTACCTCGTGGCCGGGCTGCTCGAACTGATGGCGACGGAGAGCGCGAAGGAACTGATCCGGGGGACGGGGCGGGGGACCGTGACGGGAGGCATCTTTGACGAGTCCGACCTGCCGGTGACCGAGTCCCTCGTGCTGCGCCTGCTGCTGCTGGTGCTCATGACCGCCTGCTGCGCGGGCATCCAGGTGCTGGTGGACCGCCAGCGGCAGCGGGAATGGGAGGGACGTGAGTTCCAGATCAAGCAGCAGCAACTGGAGGCTGCGGGCCGGCTCGCGGCGGAAATCGCCCACCAGCTCAAGAATCCCCTCGGCATCATCAACAACGCCGCATTCACCCTCCAGCGCACCGTCAAGGAGGGCAAGACCATCACCCAGCAGATCCGCATCATCCGGGAGGAGGTCAACCGGTCCGACCGGATCATCACCGAACTCATGGGATATGCCCGGCTGGCGGAAGGGCGGGTGGAGCGGGTGCAGCTCAACGAGGAGCTCGATCGGGCGGTGGAGGCGGTGCTGCCGGCGGCGGCGCGCTTCGATATCCGGGTGCATCGAAGCTTCGAGCCGGGCCTCCCGCAGCTGCTCGGGCAACGCGCCCATTTCGCCGAGGTGTTCGCGAACCTGCTGACCAATGCGCGCGAGGCGATGGGGGGGCGGGGCGAGATCCATCTGTCCACGCGGACCGGTGCGGACTTCTCGGTGATCGCCACCGTCCGTGACGACGGTCCCGGGATCTCGCCGGAGAAATTGGACCAGGTCTTTGAGCCGTATTTTACGACCAAGGAGCGGGGCACCGGCCTTGGGCTTGCCATCGTGCGGCACAACACGGAGATCTATGGCGGCACCGTGGAGGTGGAATCGGAGCTTGGAAAGGGCACCCAATTCACGATTCGATTCCCGGCTCGCGCCCTCATGCGCGTCCGCAAATGAAGCTTCCCCCGCTCCTCGTCGTGGATGACGAGAAAAACATGCGTCTGACCCTCGAGACGGTGCTCCGCGACGAGGGGTACGAGGTGCTGCTCGCGGAGTCCGCCGAGGCGGCCCTCAAGCGCCTGGCGGACGAGGAGGTGTTCCTGGTGATCACCGACGCGCGCCTCGGAGGGATGAGCGGCTACGAGTTCCTCAAGGAGGTGGTGAAGCGGCATGCGGGTCTGCCGGTGCTGATCATCACGGCCTACGCCACCCCCCGCCTGGCGGTGGAGGCCATCAAGAACGGAGCGGTGGACTACCTTGGAAAGCCGTTCGAGCCGGGCGAACTCATTCATGCGGTTCAACGCTGTGCGGAACGGCACCGACTGATGGCGGAGAATGCCGCGCTCCGCGCCCGGGCCGGCGAGCCGTACCGCCTCGACCATCTGATCGGCGAGGCCCCGAAGGTCCGTGAACTGCGGCAGTTGATCCAGACCGTGGCCCCGACGGATGCGACCGTGCTCATCCTCGGGGAAAGCGGCACCGGCAAGGAGTTGATCGCGGGAGCGTTGCACGCCCTGAGCCAGCGGGCACCCCACCCGTACGTCCGACTGAACTGCGCGGCGATCCCCGAGACCCTGTTGGAAAGCGAGCTTTTCGGATACGAGCGGGGTGCCTTCACGGGCGCGCACCGGACCAAGCGGGGTCTCGTGGAGGAGGCGGACGGCGGCACCATCTTTCTCGACGAAATCGGGGACATGAGCCGGCCGCTCCAGGCGAAGCTGTTGCGGTTTCTGGAGGATGGCTCGTTCTCCCGGGTGGGCGGCACGCAGGAACTCAAGGTCCATGTGCGCCTGATCGCGGCGACCAACCGCAACATTGTGGAGGCGATCCAGAAGGGGGACTTCCGGGAGGACCTGTTTCACCGGCTGAATGTCATCCAGTTCCGCCCGTCACCACTCCGGGAGCGCGGGCGCGACATCCTGTTGCTTGCGGAATTTTTTCTCCGGCATTTCGCGCTGCGCCTCGGACGTCCGGTCACCGGCATCAGTGCCGCGGCGCAGGCGGCCCTGCTGGCACACTCCTGGCCGGGCAACGTCCGTGAACTCCGCAACGTGATGGAGCGGGCCGTCATCCTGGAGACCGGCACCGAGATTCAGGCAACCAGCCTGCCCGACTTCGAGGTGGA
Protein-coding regions in this window:
- a CDS encoding leucine--tRNA ligase; protein product: MARRQYPFHVIEPRWQQRWAAQQTFRAWNPGEHIPEGHPFGVRHGLSGRNPGAIALPPKCYLLDMFPYPSGAGLHVGHPEGYTATDILARYRRAQGYNVLHPMGWDAFGLPAEQYAVRTGQHPRVTTEANIATFTRQIKSLGFSYDWTREVATTDPGYFRWTQWIFLQLYQSWYNPENRRAEPMTTLPMPAACDTAERQRAYRDAHRLAYVCEAPVNWCPELGTVLANEEVVAGRSEVGGFPVERRPMRQWMLRITAYAERLLEDLEGLQWSASLKEMQRNWIGRSEGARVEFPVEGLEERIPVFTTRPDTLFGATYLVLSPEHPLVPRLTTAAQDEVVRGYRAFAAGRSDLERTELSKEKTGVFCGAHALNPVNGERLPVWIADYVLASYGTGAIMAVPGHDTRDLEFAGKFGLPVRQVVEPPAGTDWRGFTGDGVAVNSSTESFSLDGLPSPEARRRITEWLQARGFGSRTVNYKLRDWLFSRQRYWGEPFPIVWRPDSDGVLHHESVPEDALPLVPPPLDDYKPTPDGRPPLARATSWVELPDGAIRETNTMPQWAGSCWYYLRYLDARNAGRFVSAESESYWMLPAPGPSALPPGSPGVDLYVGGTEHAVLHLLYARFWHKVLFDLGQVSTPEPFFRLVNQGLILGEDGQKMSKSRGNVVNPDEVLAEYGADAFRLYEMFLGPLQEVKPWSTQGVSGVYKFLGRVWRLFVDEAGEAAFEQRCAVEPDRAEEWLQELRLAANVQEVPPDAFHLRPLHACIRKVTEDFEGLRFNTAISALMIFVNEAIAWEVRPVAVLRTFLQLLAPLAPHLAEELWDLLGRSSGLPTPSLSYAAWPAFDPALLVEDTLEIPVQVNGKLRDLLRVSATASDAGLEAAALRSEKVQPFLEGRMIRRVIVVPGKLVNIVVV
- a CDS encoding phosphopantothenoylcysteine decarboxylase, whose product is MASPPLIVLGVTGSIAAHRAVDLASLLTRAGAAVHVVMTADAQRFVTPLALKTLSRHPVVTDLYDEEEGWKPAHIRLADEASLLLIAPATAQVIARLALGLADDALTCVALALNERARLLVAPAMNGRMWQHPATQSHVALLRQRGAEFLGPEEGLLSCGYEGLGRLWPVADIAARARELTGIA
- a CDS encoding sigma-54-dependent Fis family transcriptional regulator produces the protein MKLPPLLVVDDEKNMRLTLETVLRDEGYEVLLAESAEAALKRLADEEVFLVITDARLGGMSGYEFLKEVVKRHAGLPVLIITAYATPRLAVEAIKNGAVDYLGKPFEPGELIHAVQRCAERHRLMAENAALRARAGEPYRLDHLIGEAPKVRELRQLIQTVAPTDATVLILGESGTGKELIAGALHALSQRAPHPYVRLNCAAIPETLLESELFGYERGAFTGAHRTKRGLVEEADGGTIFLDEIGDMSRPLQAKLLRFLEDGSFSRVGGTQELKVHVRLIAATNRNIVEAIQKGDFREDLFHRLNVIQFRPSPLRERGRDILLLAEFFLRHFALRLGRPVTGISAAAQAALLAHSWPGNVRELRNVMERAVILETGTEIQATSLPDFEVESRLRKGLAPVSGRVGSSSPELPGGSLAEALVQFERDLIMAALQRSGGQLSRAAQHLELSRHALRYRMSRLNLRVDGIVDEESDPPSGSIAR